The genomic segment GCCGCTCGACCGGAGCCCGTGCTTTTCCACCATCGGGATGGACTCCGCGGCGCCCGTCGTGATCGACATCATCGAGGCTCTCATGGCCCAGGGCGTCTACCCGGAGCAGTACTACGCCGAGCTCGGGCCGGGACAGCAGGAGCTTCCGGTCCGCTTCGCCGACGCGCTGCGGGCCGCCGACAACCAGCTCACGGTGCGCGAGACGGCGCGCGGCGTGGCGCTCAAGCACGGGCTCTTCGCCTCCTTCGCGCCGAAGCCGTTCCCCGAGGAGGCGGGCAACGGAAGCCACATCCACTGGAGCCTCTGGCGGATCAAGGACGGCCGGAACCATTTCCACGACGCGAAGGGGCGCTACGGGCTGTCGGAGGCCGCCTACGCCTTCATCGGCGGCGTGCTGGCCCACCTGCCGGCCCTGGTGGCGCTGACCGCGCCGAGCGTCAACTCCTACCGGCGGCTCCAGCCCCGCTTCTGGTCGAGCGCCTACACCGCGTGGGGGCCCGACAACCGGGAGGCCGCCGTCCGCGTCCCCTCCAAGCGCCGGGGCCTCGAGATGGAGTCCACCAACCTCGAGCTCAAGCCGTGCGACCCGTCGTGCAACCCGTACCTCGCGCTGGGCGGCCTGCTCGCCGCCGGTCTCGACGGCATCGAGCGGAAGCTGGACCCGGGCGAGCCGGCCGTGGTCGATCCCGACACGCTCTCCGAGGCCGAGCGGGCGCGCCGCGGCATCCGGCGGCTTCCGGCCTCCCTCGGCGACGCCCTGGACGCGCTGGAGCGCGACGAGGTGCTCCGGGCGGCGCTCGGCGAGACGCTGGCCAAGGAGTTCCTCGTCGTCAAGCGCTCCGAGGTCCGGGGCTTCGCCGGCAAGGACGTGGCCTTCGAGGTCGAGCACCACTTCTACAAGTACTGATTGGCTGTGCCGCAAGTGCGCCTCCGATCAGCCGAGCTTGGCCGCCATGGCCGGCGCGGTTGCGGGGAGGTTGCGGGCGGTCGCGTCATCGAGCGCGTCCACCAGCCGGGCGAACGTGCCCGGGAACAGGTGCCCGTACACGTCCATGGTCACCGTGATGGAGGCATGGCCGAGCTGGGCCTGGATGTACTTTGGGTGGGCCCCGGCGGCAATGAGCAGGCTCGCGTAGCTGTGCCGAAGCTGGTGGGGGCCCCGGTGCCGGAGACCCGCCCGCCGGAGGAGGGGCCGCCAGATGTGCCAGCGGAGCCAGCGGTCATCCCACGGGCCGCCGGTCGG from the Candidatus Methylomirabilota bacterium genome contains:
- a CDS encoding glutamine synthetase family protein translates to MTARDGETARVTRHPARAREIVRTCKAANIQLVRFLYCGNDGVIRGKSCHTQFLNSYLTSGIGLTVAMQSFNVLDQLVPEGSFGPVGEIRLMPDPETFAVLPYTPKSARLLCDMVTLDGEPWDVCTRSFLKRMIERARQSGVILRAAFENEFTLARREGDRYVPLDRSPCFSTIGMDSAAPVVIDIIEALMAQGVYPEQYYAELGPGQQELPVRFADALRAADNQLTVRETARGVALKHGLFASFAPKPFPEEAGNGSHIHWSLWRIKDGRNHFHDAKGRYGLSEAAYAFIGGVLAHLPALVALTAPSVNSYRRLQPRFWSSAYTAWGPDNREAAVRVPSKRRGLEMESTNLELKPCDPSCNPYLALGGLLAAGLDGIERKLDPGEPAVVDPDTLSEAERARRGIRRLPASLGDALDALERDEVLRAALGETLAKEFLVVKRSEVRGFAGKDVAFEVEHHFYKY